In a single window of the Bactrocera dorsalis isolate Fly_Bdor chromosome 2, ASM2337382v1, whole genome shotgun sequence genome:
- the LOC105222140 gene encoding adenylosuccinate synthetase: MTESSSSVVNGSNYETLHQGRLNMYKSKVGVVLGAQWGDEGKGKVVDMLALEVDIVCRCQGGNNAGHTVVANGTEFDFHLLPSGIVNEKCISVIGNGVVIHLPSLFEELSKNEAKGLQKLEHRLIISDRAHLVFDFHQLVDGMQEAEKGGKSLGTTKKGIGPAYSSKATRNGIRVGELLGDFNIFTDKFKSIVATHLRLFPSINIDVEAELARYKEYAEKIRPYVKDTICFLHTALRQGKKILVEGANAAMLDIDFGTYPYVTSSNCSIGGVLTGLGLPPQTIGDVIGVVKAYTTRVGDGPFPTEQINEIGELLQTKGGEIGVTTKRKRRCGWLDIPLLKYTSLVNGYTSICLTKLDILDTLPEIKVAVAYKRANGETLDHFPGTIAELGEIVVEYATLPGWQESTENIRNFKELPENAQKYVRFLESELSVPVQWVGVGKGRESIINIH, encoded by the exons ATGACGGAGTCCAGTAGCAGTGTTGTGAATGGGAGTAACTATGAGACATTACATCAAGGACGTCTCAACATGTACAAATCCAAGGTTGGAGTTGTGCTAGGAGCTCAATGGGGCGATGAAGGCAAGGGCAAAGTTGTCGATATGCTAGCGCTGGAAGTGGACATTGTTTGCAGGTGTCAG GGCGGAAATAATGCTGGACACACCGTTGTAGCTAATGGCACcgaatttgattttcatttgcTGCCTAGTGGAATTGTAAATGAGAAGTGTATATCTGTGATTG GTAACGGTGTTGTCATCCACTTACCATCACTCTTCGAAGAATTGTCTAAAAATGAGGCAAAGGGTTTGCAAAAGCTCGAACATCGCTTGATTATTTCGGATCGCGCGCATTTGGTTTTTGACTTCCATCAATTGGTGGATGGTATGCAGGAGGCCGAAAAGGGTGGCAAATCGCTTGGTACCACCAAGAAAGGCATTGGTCCGGCTTATTCCAGCAAGGCTACACGTAATGGCATTCGCGTAGGCGAATTGTTGGGGGATTTCAATATCTTCACTGATAA GTTTAAATCGATTGTTGCAACACATTTGCGTCTTTTCCCTTCTATTAATATCGACGTTGAAGCTGAGTTAGCGCGATACAAGGAGTATGCGGAAAAGATTCGGCCCTATGTAAAAGACACCATTTGTTTCCTTCACACTGCATTGCGCCAAGGCAAGAAGATACTGGTAGAGGGTGCCAATGCCGCTATGTTGGATATTGATTTTGGCACTTATCCATATGTGACGAGCAGCAATTGCAGTATAGGTGGCGTACTTACTGGTCTGGGTCTACCACCTCAGACTATTGGTGATGTTATTGGAGTCGTTAAAGCCTATACTACACGTGTAGGCGATGGTCCGTTCCCCACCGAACAAATTAAT GAAATTGGTGAGCTGCTCCAGACAAAGGGTGGCGAAATTGGTGTTACAACAAAGCGAAAACGTCGCTGTGGTTGGTTAGATATTCCGTTACTTAAATATACCTCACTTGTAAACGGTTATACAAGCATTTGCTTGACGAAACTTGATATACTTGATACTTTACCAGAGATCAAGGTGGCTGTTGC ttacaaACGCGCTAATGGGGAAACTTTGGATCATTTCCCAGGCACAATTGCCGAATTGGGCGAAATTGTTGTTGAATACGCAACACTGCCCGGATGGCAAGAGAGCACTGAAAATATACGCAACTTTAAGGAGTTGCCTGAAAATGCACAAAAGTATGTACGTTTCCTAGAAAGTGAGCTGAGTGTACCAGTACAATGGGTTGGAGTTGGCAAAGGTCGTGAGTCCATAATTAACATCCATTAA
- the LOC105222141 gene encoding zinc finger HIT domain-containing protein 2: MDSPYTVCQFCEKVAFKYTCPKCNALYCSIACYKTPEHLKCTEAFYKSCIQEELSSDDRNDMKKIYEILKSIHETDAGIEHDFNAEKTESDLDEDDISDGDGDNNGNDDYDEEDLEDIATRMQNVDINDADEVWEHLSMSERAEFKKLIENNKIMDLVPEHKPWWSLKKTKIIDINNTNNDTLVPEIEKNIPKLSSIFSKAPSPCLHYNLWNILCSYAAMVRHFNGEHSTTPIEAVAHLVNLSLTLKFGTNFESVDNALTTVEIEALNTKDVGLGRSESFEPTYSVALCSLLKHDTESLMSSCHNKLAALSDIYHLIKKATNQLKISDSKKDGDFFKLFAVCNGSVMLDRKKLLHLSKKIQFLLSYVNIDNEELLEKNKN; encoded by the exons ATGGATTCACCTTATACAGTTTGTCAAtt CTGTGAAAAGGttgcatttaaatatacatGTCCAAAATGCAATGCGCTGTATTGTTCTATCGCTTGCTATAAGACTCCAGAGCACTTGAAATGTACAGAAGCATTTTATAAATCCTGTATACAAGAAGAATTATCATCAGATGATCGCAATGacatgaagaaaatatatgaaatattaaaaagcatACATGAGACAGATGCTGGAATAGAGCATGATTTTAATGCAGAAAAAACAGAAAGTGATTTAGATGAGGATGATATTTCTGATGGTGATGGTGATAACAATGGCAATGACGATTACGATGAGGAAGATCTTGAAGATATTGCTACACGTATGCAAAATGTTGATATAAATGACGCGGATGAGGTCTGGGAACATTTGTCAATGAGTGAGCGTGCtgaatttaaaaagttaattgaGAACAATAAAATAATGGATTTGGTACCAGAGCACAAACCGTGGTGGtctttaaagaaaacaaaaataatagacATAAATAACACCAATAATGATACTCTCGtacctgaaattgaaaaaaatataccaaaactTTCAAGTATTTTTAGTAAAGCGCCATCACCGTGTTTGCATTATAATTTATGGAATATATTGTGCTCATATGCAGCGATGGTGCGTCACTTCAATGGCGAACACTCTACAACACCAATTGAAGCTGTTGCGCATTTGGTAAATTTAagtttaactttaaaatttggAACGAATTTTGAGAGTGTTGACAATGCTCTAACAACTGTGGAAATTGAAGCGCTTAATACGAAAGATGTTGGCCTAGGCAGGTCAGAAAGTTTCGAACCAACTTATTCGGTGGCATTATGTTCTCTTTTAAAACATGATACTGAATCCTTAATGTCGTCCTGTCATAACAAATTAGCAGCACTTAGCGACATATACCATTTAATAAAGAAGGCCACAAATCAGTTAAAAATAAGTGATTCTAAAAAAGAcggtgattttttcaaattattcgcCGTATGTAATGGAAGTGTTATGCTGgaccgaaaaaaattattacatttatcaaaaaaaattcagtttctaCTATCTTACGTTAATATTGACAATGAAGAACTACttgaaaagaacaaaaactga
- the LOC105222142 gene encoding clumping factor A isoform X2 codes for MTLDSCKKVEFKYTCPKCSALYCSKSCFRKPVHKKCTSSFYNIFRQSSSYSKKERSEIMMRYMILRKILEIQNGTMKKDRISESSNESERSVWTGDIGNIGEDGFYSHIGDDSFDICEECNDDADDSNINNLNEGGGHVEFGDDSDNDDNGDDDDIDEDDDNDDTDDDNDNDGDDDDVDVDDDDVDDEDDDDEDDAGDSNYESGISSDNDFDDVHDASNNDGDKYSGNDDGDGFNDDGDNKGNVDDGDNDGDDDDDDDDDDDDDDNDADDNDDDDDDSDEDDDDDDDDDDDDDDDDDDDDDDDDDDDIDDEDGEDDDDSDNDAYGDDDDDYNNDDGDDVDIGDFDYFGDFNNLCNYIVSDDLLELTRQFCYSLKARILERRSKSLKAKFDYYNIPY; via the exons ATGACGTTGGACAG CTGTAAAAAGGTTGAATTCAAATATACTTGCCCAAAATGCAGTGCATTGTATTGTTCTAAGAGCTGCTTTAGGAAGCCAGTGCACAAGAAATGTACCAGTTCATTTTACAACATCTTTCGCCAATCTTCATCATATAGTAAAAAGGAACGTAGTGAAATAATGATGAGATATatgattttgagaaaaatactTGAGATACAGAATGGAACCATGAAGAAAGACAGAATAAGTGAGAGTAGTAACGAAAGTGAACGTAGTGTCTGGACTGGGGATATTGGTAATATTGGTGAAGATGGTTTCTATTCTCATATTGGTGATGATTCTTTTGATATTTGTGAAGAATGTAATGATGATGCTGATGATTCCAATATTAATAACTTAAATGAAGGTGGCGGGCACGTTGAATTTGGTGATGATAGTGATAATGATGATaatggtgatgatgatgatattGATGAAGATGATGATAATGATGATACTGATGATGACAATGATAACGATGGTGATGACGatgatgttgatgttgatgatgatgatgttgatGATGAAGACGATGACGATGAAGATGATGCCGGTGATTCTAATTATGAGAGTGGGATTTCTAGTGATAACGATTTTGATGACGTTCATGATGCTTCTAATAATGATGGCGATAAATATAGTGGTAATGACGATGGTGACGGCTTTAATGATGATGGTGATAACAAGGGCAATGTTGATGATGGTGATAACGACGgcgatgacgatgatgatgatgatgatgatgatgatgatgatgataatgatgctgatgataatgatgatgatgatgatgatagcgatgaagatgatgatgatgacgacgatgatgatgatgatgatgatgacgacgatgatgatgatgatgatgatgatgatgacgatgacATTGATGATGAAGATGGTGAAGACGATGATGATAGTGATAACGACGCCTATGGCGACGATGATGATGACTATAATAATGATGATGGTGATGACGTTGATATTGGTGATTTTGATTACTTTggtgattttaataatttatgtaattatattGTTAGCGATGATCTACTTGAACTTACAAGGCAATtttgctattcgctgaaagcgCGGATATTAGAAAGACGATCGAAATCATTAAAAGCAAAGTTCGATTATTACAACATACCCTACTGA
- the LOC105222142 gene encoding clumping factor A isoform X1, whose translation MDLAHSVCQFCKKVEFKYTCPKCSALYCSKSCFRKPVHKKCTSSFYNIFRQSSSYSKKERSEIMMRYMILRKILEIQNGTMKKDRISESSNESERSVWTGDIGNIGEDGFYSHIGDDSFDICEECNDDADDSNINNLNEGGGHVEFGDDSDNDDNGDDDDIDEDDDNDDTDDDNDNDGDDDDVDVDDDDVDDEDDDDEDDAGDSNYESGISSDNDFDDVHDASNNDGDKYSGNDDGDGFNDDGDNKGNVDDGDNDGDDDDDDDDDDDDDDNDADDNDDDDDDSDEDDDDDDDDDDDDDDDDDDDDDDDDDDDIDDEDGEDDDDSDNDAYGDDDDDYNNDDGDDVDIGDFDYFGDFNNLCNYIVSDDLLELTRQFCYSLKARILERRSKSLKAKFDYYNIPY comes from the exons ATGGATTTAGCTCACTCAGTTTGTCAATT CTGTAAAAAGGTTGAATTCAAATATACTTGCCCAAAATGCAGTGCATTGTATTGTTCTAAGAGCTGCTTTAGGAAGCCAGTGCACAAGAAATGTACCAGTTCATTTTACAACATCTTTCGCCAATCTTCATCATATAGTAAAAAGGAACGTAGTGAAATAATGATGAGATATatgattttgagaaaaatactTGAGATACAGAATGGAACCATGAAGAAAGACAGAATAAGTGAGAGTAGTAACGAAAGTGAACGTAGTGTCTGGACTGGGGATATTGGTAATATTGGTGAAGATGGTTTCTATTCTCATATTGGTGATGATTCTTTTGATATTTGTGAAGAATGTAATGATGATGCTGATGATTCCAATATTAATAACTTAAATGAAGGTGGCGGGCACGTTGAATTTGGTGATGATAGTGATAATGATGATaatggtgatgatgatgatattGATGAAGATGATGATAATGATGATACTGATGATGACAATGATAACGATGGTGATGACGatgatgttgatgttgatgatgatgatgttgatGATGAAGACGATGACGATGAAGATGATGCCGGTGATTCTAATTATGAGAGTGGGATTTCTAGTGATAACGATTTTGATGACGTTCATGATGCTTCTAATAATGATGGCGATAAATATAGTGGTAATGACGATGGTGACGGCTTTAATGATGATGGTGATAACAAGGGCAATGTTGATGATGGTGATAACGACGgcgatgacgatgatgatgatgatgatgatgatgatgatgatgataatgatgctgatgataatgatgatgatgatgatgatagcgatgaagatgatgatgatgacgacgatgatgatgatgatgatgatgacgacgatgatgatgatgatgatgatgatgatgacgatgacATTGATGATGAAGATGGTGAAGACGATGATGATAGTGATAACGACGCCTATGGCGACGATGATGATGACTATAATAATGATGATGGTGATGACGTTGATATTGGTGATTTTGATTACTTTggtgattttaataatttatgtaattatattGTTAGCGATGATCTACTTGAACTTACAAGGCAATtttgctattcgctgaaagcgCGGATATTAGAAAGACGATCGAAATCATTAAAAGCAAAGTTCGATTATTACAACATACCCTACTGA
- the LOC105222143 gene encoding uncharacterized protein LOC105222143 isoform X2, translating into MLSDIDNINFVDNSAKVNNKKLQKSIPAAITEATSSAITRFSTKSSSPTQELQKYFIYTSQCRVPFVDPFEKGVSELFNRRDFNYTSCTNDESFITLNYQLNARQYFLHMNVEAIERAVKPLNASAMDVGCCYRQIVRSGSGGNADNEFEILPCSTFHQDFMVPLHIEYIITECSLSKDANTTIIQKDAFSFVQQKNNSATNSSDKHTTSSRKKPNVLLLGIDSVSRINLRRTMPETFKHLQMNNWFELQGYNKIGDNTFPNLLAVLTSYNLTTGEEKCRPTTVGGLNDPICNLIWNNFKNYGYKTAYAEDCNGMSTFNYIKCGFLQQPTDYYLRPMLMALTRNLDIVEEAGLEYCVGRKHHAEYVFDLMLQFGNIFPADPLFGLFWANSFSHNAFEMPATMDTKILEYLTRMKSDGILERSIVIFFSDHGMRWGSLLWLKSGFLEERLPTMFISIPSWYQNEHPDFMRNLQINQRRLTSPYDIYATMRHILEVAEPENEFPYLNGTIRGASIFREIPENRNCNDAGIPEHWCTCVPYETVDKNDELISNITSLVFKEINQYLVNKNISDKCANLTLKYLNSAELKMFDVPNQSTYRLTFEALPKEPSFQATAIYNMNSKAISINVEDISRLDSYESTAGCINLKEAKKYCICKE; encoded by the exons atgcttag CGACATAGACAACATTAATTTTGTGGATAACAGTGcaaaagttaataataaaaaattacaaaaat CAATCCCAGCAGCAATAACCGAAGCGACATCATCAGCAATAACAAGATTTTCAACAAAGTCCTCATCACCAACACAAgagctgcaaaaatattttatttatacttcgCAATGTCGTGTGCCATTTGTGGATCCTTTCGAAAAAGGTGTGTCGGAACTCTTCAATCGACGAGATTTTAACTACACCAGTTGTACAAACGACGAATCATTCATAACACTCAACTATCAGCTAAACGCACGACAATACTTTCTACATATGAATGTGGAGGCCATTGAACGAGCTGTTAAACCTCTAAATGCCAGCGCTATGGATGTCGGCTGTTGTTATCGGCAAATTGTGCGAAGTGGCAGCGGTGGAAATGCTGATAATGAATTTGA GATACTGCCATGCTCTACATTTCATCAGGATTTTATGGTGCCTCTACACATTGAGTATATAATTACCGAATGTTCATTGAGCAAGGATGCAAATACTACCATCATTCAAAAGGATGCTTTCTCATTcgttcaacaaaaaaataacagtgCCACTAACTCGAGTGATAAGCACACAACAAGCTCACGCAAGAAGCCCAATGTATTATTATTGGGCATAGATAGTGTTTCCCGTATAAACTTACGACGTACCATGCCGGAGACCTTTAAACATTTGCAGATGAATAATTGGTTCGAGTTACAAGGCTATAATAAA ATAGGCGATAATACTTTCCCCAATTTGCTGGCTGTGTTAACTTCGTACAATTTAACCACAGGTGAAGAAAAATGTCGCCCAACAACTGTGGGTGGTTTGAATGACccaatttgtaatttaatttggaataattttaaaaattacggtTATAAAACAGCATATGCAGAAGATTGTAATGGCATGAgtacatttaattatataaaatgcgGTTTTCTTCAACAGCCGACCGATTATTACCTCAGGCCCATGTTGATGGCCCTCACCAGAAATTTAGATATTGTGGAAGAGGCCGGTCTGGAATATTGTGTTGGTCGTAAACATCATGCTGAATATGTGTTTGATTTAATGCTACAATTTGGGAATATTTTTCCTGCGGATCCGCTTTTTGGACTATTCTGGGCCAACTCATTTAGTCATAATGCGTTTGAGATGCCAGCAACAATGGATACGAAAATATTGGAATATCTTACGAGAATGAAGAGTGACGGCATTCTGGAACGTTCAATCGTgatatttttttcagaccaTGGAATGCGTTGGGGCTCATTACTATGGTTAAAATCTGGATTTTTAGAAGAACGATTACCCACAATGTTTATATCGATACCGTCGTGGTATCAAAACGAACATCCGGATTTTATGAGAAACCTACAAATAAATCAGCGGCGTTTGACATCGCCATACGACATTTATGCGACCATGAGACATATACTTGAGGTGGCCGAACCGGAAAACGAATTTCCTTACCTAAATGGCACCATACGTGGAGCTAGCATTTTTCGTGAAATACCAGAGAATCGCAACTGCAATGATGCCGGCATTCCGGAGCATTGGTGTACTTGCGTACCATACGAAACAGTAGATAAAAATGATGAACTCATAAGTAATATTACCAGCCTGGTGTTTAAGGAAATCAATCAATATttggttaataaaaatattagcgaTAAATGCGCTAATttgactttaaaatatttaaattcagcTGAATTGAAGATGTTTGATGTACCAAATCAGTCAACGTACCGACTCACCTTCGAAGCACTGCCAAAAGAGCCGTCATTTCAAGCGACAGCTATTTACAATATGAATTCAAAGGCGATCTCGATCAATGTTGAAGATATATCTCGACTTGATTCATATGAAAGCACCGCAGGCTGTATTAATTTAAAAGAGGCTAAGAAATATTGCATTTGCAAAGAATGa
- the LOC105222143 gene encoding uncharacterized protein LOC105222143 isoform X1: MSKIKYKLLHNNAYKAQKIQSKYIIIFCMIIFILHLLYWQSSSDIDNINFVDNSAKVNNKKLQKSIPAAITEATSSAITRFSTKSSSPTQELQKYFIYTSQCRVPFVDPFEKGVSELFNRRDFNYTSCTNDESFITLNYQLNARQYFLHMNVEAIERAVKPLNASAMDVGCCYRQIVRSGSGGNADNEFEILPCSTFHQDFMVPLHIEYIITECSLSKDANTTIIQKDAFSFVQQKNNSATNSSDKHTTSSRKKPNVLLLGIDSVSRINLRRTMPETFKHLQMNNWFELQGYNKIGDNTFPNLLAVLTSYNLTTGEEKCRPTTVGGLNDPICNLIWNNFKNYGYKTAYAEDCNGMSTFNYIKCGFLQQPTDYYLRPMLMALTRNLDIVEEAGLEYCVGRKHHAEYVFDLMLQFGNIFPADPLFGLFWANSFSHNAFEMPATMDTKILEYLTRMKSDGILERSIVIFFSDHGMRWGSLLWLKSGFLEERLPTMFISIPSWYQNEHPDFMRNLQINQRRLTSPYDIYATMRHILEVAEPENEFPYLNGTIRGASIFREIPENRNCNDAGIPEHWCTCVPYETVDKNDELISNITSLVFKEINQYLVNKNISDKCANLTLKYLNSAELKMFDVPNQSTYRLTFEALPKEPSFQATAIYNMNSKAISINVEDISRLDSYESTAGCINLKEAKKYCICKE; the protein is encoded by the exons AtgtcgaaaataaaatataaattactacataataatgcatacaaagcgcaaaaaattcaatcgaaatatataataatattttgtatgatCATTTTTATACTACACTTGCTTTATTGGCAATCCTCTAGCGACATAGACAACATTAATTTTGTGGATAACAGTGcaaaagttaataataaaaaattacaaaaat CAATCCCAGCAGCAATAACCGAAGCGACATCATCAGCAATAACAAGATTTTCAACAAAGTCCTCATCACCAACACAAgagctgcaaaaatattttatttatacttcgCAATGTCGTGTGCCATTTGTGGATCCTTTCGAAAAAGGTGTGTCGGAACTCTTCAATCGACGAGATTTTAACTACACCAGTTGTACAAACGACGAATCATTCATAACACTCAACTATCAGCTAAACGCACGACAATACTTTCTACATATGAATGTGGAGGCCATTGAACGAGCTGTTAAACCTCTAAATGCCAGCGCTATGGATGTCGGCTGTTGTTATCGGCAAATTGTGCGAAGTGGCAGCGGTGGAAATGCTGATAATGAATTTGA GATACTGCCATGCTCTACATTTCATCAGGATTTTATGGTGCCTCTACACATTGAGTATATAATTACCGAATGTTCATTGAGCAAGGATGCAAATACTACCATCATTCAAAAGGATGCTTTCTCATTcgttcaacaaaaaaataacagtgCCACTAACTCGAGTGATAAGCACACAACAAGCTCACGCAAGAAGCCCAATGTATTATTATTGGGCATAGATAGTGTTTCCCGTATAAACTTACGACGTACCATGCCGGAGACCTTTAAACATTTGCAGATGAATAATTGGTTCGAGTTACAAGGCTATAATAAA ATAGGCGATAATACTTTCCCCAATTTGCTGGCTGTGTTAACTTCGTACAATTTAACCACAGGTGAAGAAAAATGTCGCCCAACAACTGTGGGTGGTTTGAATGACccaatttgtaatttaatttggaataattttaaaaattacggtTATAAAACAGCATATGCAGAAGATTGTAATGGCATGAgtacatttaattatataaaatgcgGTTTTCTTCAACAGCCGACCGATTATTACCTCAGGCCCATGTTGATGGCCCTCACCAGAAATTTAGATATTGTGGAAGAGGCCGGTCTGGAATATTGTGTTGGTCGTAAACATCATGCTGAATATGTGTTTGATTTAATGCTACAATTTGGGAATATTTTTCCTGCGGATCCGCTTTTTGGACTATTCTGGGCCAACTCATTTAGTCATAATGCGTTTGAGATGCCAGCAACAATGGATACGAAAATATTGGAATATCTTACGAGAATGAAGAGTGACGGCATTCTGGAACGTTCAATCGTgatatttttttcagaccaTGGAATGCGTTGGGGCTCATTACTATGGTTAAAATCTGGATTTTTAGAAGAACGATTACCCACAATGTTTATATCGATACCGTCGTGGTATCAAAACGAACATCCGGATTTTATGAGAAACCTACAAATAAATCAGCGGCGTTTGACATCGCCATACGACATTTATGCGACCATGAGACATATACTTGAGGTGGCCGAACCGGAAAACGAATTTCCTTACCTAAATGGCACCATACGTGGAGCTAGCATTTTTCGTGAAATACCAGAGAATCGCAACTGCAATGATGCCGGCATTCCGGAGCATTGGTGTACTTGCGTACCATACGAAACAGTAGATAAAAATGATGAACTCATAAGTAATATTACCAGCCTGGTGTTTAAGGAAATCAATCAATATttggttaataaaaatattagcgaTAAATGCGCTAATttgactttaaaatatttaaattcagcTGAATTGAAGATGTTTGATGTACCAAATCAGTCAACGTACCGACTCACCTTCGAAGCACTGCCAAAAGAGCCGTCATTTCAAGCGACAGCTATTTACAATATGAATTCAAAGGCGATCTCGATCAATGTTGAAGATATATCTCGACTTGATTCATATGAAAGCACCGCAGGCTGTATTAATTTAAAAGAGGCTAAGAAATATTGCATTTGCAAAGAATGa